In one Thermococcus sp. 2319x1 genomic region, the following are encoded:
- the lysS gene encoding homocitrate synthase, producing the protein MVLDSTLREGEQTPGVNFSPEDRLRIGIALDEIRVDFIEAGHPAVSEEILEGIRLLASQGLNANILAHSRALRSDIDLVLKAEAEWIGIFMCLSRRCLERRFRTDLSEALARIEDAILYAKDHGLKVRFTPEDTTRTEWENLTAALNLARELKVDRVSIADTTGVAHPLEFYDLVKRVVEFGIPVNVHCHNDLGLALANAIMGIEAGATLVDATINGIGERAGIVDLSQLLAVLYYHYGIKKYRLEKLYSLSRLVSEITELQVQQNYPIVGQNAFTHKAGLHVSAVVRDPSFYEFLPPETFGRERTIYVDRFAGKDTIRFHLCRFGIHDEGIIEELLRRVKASRRPFTPEMLAEEARRMMT; encoded by the coding sequence ATGGTGCTGGACTCAACGCTCAGGGAAGGGGAGCAGACACCGGGAGTAAACTTCAGCCCTGAGGACAGGCTTAGAATAGGAATTGCCCTCGACGAGATCAGGGTCGATTTTATAGAGGCCGGCCATCCAGCAGTAAGCGAAGAGATCCTTGAGGGGATACGCCTTCTCGCTTCTCAGGGCCTCAACGCGAACATTCTGGCGCACTCAAGGGCCCTGAGAAGCGACATTGACCTAGTTCTAAAGGCCGAGGCAGAGTGGATAGGCATCTTTATGTGCCTCTCCCGGAGGTGTCTGGAAAGGAGGTTCAGGACGGATCTCAGTGAGGCCCTCGCTAGGATCGAGGATGCCATTCTATATGCCAAAGACCATGGGCTGAAGGTCCGGTTCACACCGGAGGACACCACTAGGACGGAGTGGGAAAACTTAACTGCAGCCCTGAATCTCGCCAGGGAACTCAAAGTCGACAGGGTGAGCATAGCAGACACCACAGGGGTCGCTCACCCACTCGAGTTTTACGACCTCGTCAAGCGCGTCGTCGAGTTCGGCATTCCGGTGAATGTCCACTGCCACAACGACCTGGGATTGGCCCTGGCAAACGCAATAATGGGAATAGAGGCAGGAGCTACGCTGGTGGATGCAACCATTAACGGAATAGGCGAGAGAGCTGGGATAGTTGATCTGTCCCAGCTCTTGGCGGTGCTGTACTACCACTATGGGATCAAGAAGTACAGGTTGGAGAAGCTCTACTCACTGAGCAGGCTCGTGAGCGAGATAACAGAATTGCAGGTTCAGCAAAACTATCCCATAGTAGGTCAGAACGCCTTCACCCACAAGGCAGGTCTGCACGTTTCGGCAGTCGTCAGGGATCCATCTTTCTACGAGTTCTTACCTCCTGAGACCTTCGGGAGGGAGAGAACTATCTACGTCGACCGCTTCGCTGGCAAGGATACTATACGATTCCACCTCTGCAGATTCGGAATCCACGACGAGGGGATAATTGAAGAGCTCCTCAGGAGGGTAAAGGCCTCAAGAAGACCTTTCACACCCGAGATGCTGGCCGAAGAGGCGAGGAGGATGATGACATGA
- a CDS encoding 3-isopropylmalate dehydratase/homoaconitate hydratase family large subunit — MTLVEELLGAKTGEVVVREVNLVYAHDGTMPLIIEAFRRNFTRVLPETYVFFDHVFPAPTVKVANLQREILEFAREQGIPVVQGQGISHQVAVEMGLANNAKIVVGADSHTPTLGALGVFAVGMGATDTAVVMGLGKTWFRVPESVSVVFEGKPGKNVMAADAMIYIITSLRDFEMNYKAIEFFNVPFSFDERLTLTNFSVEANAKTGIIGGEYTGDGYVLELEIDLSSIPPMVAKPHHPSNGVPVEEVDGTKIDQVFIGSCTNGRFEQIEKAAEILAGEEVAVRTIIGPASVNVYRRMIETGIAKVLIDAGAVILPPGCGPCLGRHMGVAGDGDVILSTTNRNFRGRMGSPNSEIYLGSPVTAALSALYGEITNPEGGA; from the coding sequence ATGACGCTCGTTGAGGAACTTCTCGGAGCCAAAACAGGCGAAGTTGTTGTGAGGGAAGTCAACCTCGTTTACGCGCACGACGGTACGATGCCCCTTATAATAGAGGCATTCAGGAGAAACTTCACGAGAGTCCTTCCGGAGACCTACGTTTTCTTTGACCACGTCTTTCCGGCCCCAACGGTTAAGGTGGCAAACCTCCAGAGGGAAATCTTGGAGTTCGCGAGGGAGCAAGGAATTCCAGTGGTCCAAGGGCAGGGAATATCACACCAGGTGGCCGTTGAGATGGGCTTGGCCAATAATGCGAAGATAGTGGTCGGTGCAGACAGCCACACGCCCACTTTGGGAGCCCTTGGAGTTTTTGCCGTTGGGATGGGGGCCACCGACACTGCGGTGGTTATGGGGCTTGGAAAAACCTGGTTCCGCGTTCCCGAGAGCGTTTCAGTGGTCTTCGAGGGAAAACCTGGAAAAAACGTCATGGCGGCAGATGCCATGATTTACATCATTACCTCATTGAGGGACTTCGAGATGAACTATAAAGCTATAGAGTTCTTCAACGTCCCCTTCAGTTTCGACGAGAGGTTGACACTCACCAACTTCAGCGTCGAGGCCAACGCGAAGACCGGAATCATAGGCGGGGAGTACACAGGTGACGGCTACGTCTTGGAGCTTGAGATTGACCTCTCATCCATTCCACCGATGGTTGCAAAACCGCACCATCCATCGAACGGCGTCCCCGTTGAGGAGGTCGATGGGACAAAAATAGACCAGGTCTTCATCGGCTCGTGCACCAACGGCCGCTTCGAGCAGATAGAGAAGGCGGCGGAGATACTCGCTGGGGAGGAAGTAGCGGTCAGGACGATAATCGGGCCCGCATCGGTCAACGTCTACCGCAGAATGATTGAGACCGGCATTGCCAAGGTCTTGATCGATGCCGGAGCGGTCATACTCCCGCCCGGCTGCGGCCCGTGCCTCGGGAGGCATATGGGCGTTGCTGGTGATGGCGACGTTATCCTGAGCACAACGAACAGGAACTTCCGTGGAAGGATGGGCTCGCCCAACTCCGAGATTTACCTGGGGAGCCCGGTAACCGCTGCCCTCAGCGCCCTCTACGGAGAGATAACGAACCCGGAGGGAGGGGCATGA
- a CDS encoding 3-isopropylmalate dehydratase small subunit translates to MITRGRVWLFGDNVSTDTITPGRYNLTKDPEELARIAFIEARPEFSKEVKPGDVVAGGRNFGIGSSRESAALSLKAAGVAGVIAQSFGRIFYRNAVNLGLPLLVGDTSGLRDGEIVEVNWRTGEVRTESGTFYFKPLDGFLLRIVEEGGILSFIERRGDLCIE, encoded by the coding sequence ATGATAACGAGGGGAAGAGTGTGGCTCTTTGGTGACAACGTTTCAACCGACACGATAACCCCGGGGAGGTACAACCTCACGAAGGATCCCGAGGAGCTGGCCAGGATAGCCTTCATAGAGGCCCGTCCCGAGTTTTCGAAGGAGGTAAAGCCCGGGGACGTTGTGGCCGGCGGGAGGAACTTCGGGATAGGCTCTTCCAGGGAATCCGCTGCCCTATCGCTCAAAGCGGCGGGAGTTGCTGGGGTTATAGCCCAGTCATTCGGAAGGATATTCTACCGCAACGCTGTGAACCTCGGCCTCCCCCTGCTCGTCGGCGACACGAGCGGGCTGAGGGACGGGGAGATAGTCGAGGTGAACTGGCGGACCGGTGAGGTGAGAACTGAGAGCGGAACCTTTTACTTCAAACCGCTCGACGGCTTCCTCCTCAGGATCGTCGAGGAGGGGGGAATACTTAGCTTCATCGAGAGGAGGGGTGACCTGTGTATAGAGTAG
- a CDS encoding isocitrate/isopropylmalate family dehydrogenase, translating to MYRVAVIPGDGIGPEVIDGAVRVLKAVTDRIRFEYYEGGLDVFRECGSPIREDDLDEIRRSDAVLFGATTTPFDLPGYRSLILTLRKELGLYANLRIIPELKGGREIVIVRENSEGLYSGIGSVVNERAVDVRLITREGAERIARFAVEQAKVRGSFITFVHKANVLIGDKFFRRIVLEVAEEEGVEVKDAIIDSFTIKLVRKPWEHGVILSENLFGDILSDLATVHAGSIGIVPSGNYGEEIALFEPVHGSAPDIAGRGIANPIGAILSGAMLLDYLGLDGSLIRTAVSNYVRDGELTPDMGGRSRTDDVVRGIIGEIENLLSMDEVWRDEIRVSRLESDISRMAGLRLHP from the coding sequence GTGTATAGAGTAGCCGTGATTCCCGGAGATGGAATAGGACCGGAGGTCATCGATGGTGCTGTGAGGGTTCTAAAAGCCGTAACCGACAGGATAAGGTTCGAGTACTACGAGGGAGGATTGGATGTTTTCCGGGAGTGCGGGAGCCCGATCAGAGAGGACGACCTTGATGAGATAAGGAGGAGCGACGCGGTCCTCTTTGGAGCAACCACAACCCCCTTTGATCTCCCCGGTTACAGGAGTTTAATACTCACCCTCAGGAAGGAGCTCGGCCTCTACGCCAACCTGAGAATAATACCTGAGCTCAAAGGCGGGAGAGAGATCGTCATAGTCAGGGAGAACAGCGAGGGCCTCTACTCTGGAATAGGCTCGGTTGTGAACGAAAGAGCAGTTGACGTCAGGCTCATAACGAGGGAAGGGGCTGAAAGGATAGCCCGCTTTGCCGTGGAGCAGGCCAAGGTCAGAGGGAGCTTCATAACCTTCGTCCACAAGGCGAACGTCCTCATCGGTGACAAGTTCTTCAGAAGGATAGTCTTGGAAGTGGCGGAAGAGGAGGGCGTTGAGGTTAAGGATGCCATAATCGACTCCTTCACGATAAAACTGGTTAGAAAACCCTGGGAGCACGGAGTAATCCTCAGTGAAAACCTCTTCGGGGACATACTGAGTGACCTTGCCACTGTACATGCTGGAAGCATAGGGATCGTCCCCAGCGGGAACTACGGGGAGGAGATAGCTCTCTTCGAGCCGGTTCACGGTTCCGCACCGGACATAGCAGGCAGGGGAATAGCCAACCCGATAGGAGCCATACTGAGCGGTGCAATGCTCCTCGATTACCTTGGATTAGATGGTTCGCTTATCAGGACGGCGGTCAGCAACTACGTTAGGGATGGCGAGCTGACCCCAGACATGGGGGGAAGGTCAAGGACGGACGACGTCGTCAGGGGAATAATCGGCGAGATAGAGAACCTCCTCTCCATGGACGAGGTCTGGCGGGATGAGATTCGGGTGAGCAGACTTGAAAGCGACATAAGCCGAATGGCGGGGTTAAGGTTGCATCCGTAA
- the lysW gene encoding lysine biosynthesis protein LysW: MVECPVCGSEIEVGEVELHQIVECPVCGAELEVVSLEPLTLEELPEVEEDWGE; the protein is encoded by the coding sequence ATGGTGGAATGTCCGGTATGCGGAAGTGAAATAGAGGTCGGAGAGGTTGAACTGCATCAGATAGTCGAATGCCCTGTATGCGGAGCGGAGCTTGAGGTTGTGAGCCTTGAGCCCTTAACCTTGGAGGAGCTCCCCGAGGTCGAGGAAGACTGGGGGGAGTAA